In Pyrus communis chromosome 1, drPyrComm1.1, whole genome shotgun sequence, the following are encoded in one genomic region:
- the LOC137714770 gene encoding small ribosomal subunit protein bS16m/bS16c-like, with protein MVVRIRLARFGCKNRPFYRVMAADSRSPRDGKHLEVLGYYNPLPGQDGGKRMGLNFERVKYWLSVGAQPSDPVQRILFRAGLLPPPPMVAMGRKGGPRDTRPVDPMSGRFVTPEKPAASGDQGKDAESTENVG; from the exons ATGGTGGTCAGGATCCGATTGGCGAGATTCGGATGCAAAAACAGGCCGTTTTATCGCGTCATGGCCGCCGATAGCCGATCTCCGAGAGACGGCAAGCACCTCGAAGTCTTGGGCTACTACAATCCCTTGCCAG GCCAAGATGGTGGAAAACGAATGGGTCTGAACTTTGAAAGAGTGAA GTATTGGCTATCTGTAGGAGCTCAGCCTTCAGATCCCGTGCAGCGCATTCTTTTCAGAGCAGGGCTGTTGCCTCCACCACCAATGGTGGCAATGGGACGTAAGGGAGGGCCACGTGACACACGACCTGTTGATCCTATGAGTGGACGGTTCGTGACTCCTGAGAAGCCAGCAGCTAGTGGTGATCAAGGGAAAGATGCGGAAAGCACTGAAAACGTTGGTTAA
- the LOC137748141 gene encoding uncharacterized protein, whose amino-acid sequence MEENKIETEKPSQTPIVFPPHRRRHLNSGTYRTLVRIFSHFKESQHSVSDQNVPQELNRDNGNNESVQEAEKEVPENAELVGPDNGKGRVADECCNDNGFRERIEQIESLLSVEENEDFSGLEDTIDIENILAIDLKDMGFFPKQMLVDEPELVVKGNREPSVASLDHNQNGGDKAALLTNEEEHVETVTSQDSVQMVSVSHGSSLKTVEVTESLNPRESTEHKHSLSKTSALDVEPIMQLESMELQTPVSAEGAIESSIPITEVGAIKETEIFSQNVPEAFDFSLNKDMFAEASKPTDYSKNKSLLPETNSLEVVLEMPEKFKETEKPVCDITAMSSTNHMDDGDIEEGEISGDNGMDGRPSDELLQDTVVLEEQKVHKGQISKDVIDRKEQLCEEVNDKDFGSSSFVVDVVDDGKIGRGVELRESRRTDMICRPGVVQGQNVSDSHPLLDGGRIEMKDNRVEMGIDWSAAGNHGTASEEKWDSGACNKRKRGPPNKEKKERKKAKERKKRAEKNRELGVKRLKLQPLQKPKPVAYCRHYLNGKCNLGDQCKYSHDTVPLTKSTPCGKFARNECMKGDDCGYDHDLSKYLCHHFRDNGFCGRGDSCLFSHKMPSKEESETTACKPELKPPMVQSNSRSQQVNIGGASQQNVHALGFSTGIHSHNNTKQNVRENVLKKPELATTGISFPSVEKSSLVHSSMSKQGGVTPNRNMGTKAGSQIDQSPFSSVQNSNEILKRTPVTTPKGINFLSFAKASPDVARGKSQVSHQTSPGVSETVQNSNGMLKSDKTAASLGTSFNPFGKSSVASPTGGQNLNAMLQVNLPAASQGTHFNPFGNSSLAGSGRDQNFKGIQPAASQGTSFNPFRKSLVTSSNPFEKSSVSSSRTADPVSLTSCWGNGSNRDSHESQNTADKPQNSSAVSLRLPPSPITSGQSSDHVATKFCKGTANSFQRGLFSTLAFAAKYRAQNMNQSIGSTDTQVDKGN is encoded by the exons ATGGAGGAAAACAAAATCGAAACCGAAAAGCCCTCCCAAACTCCAATCGTTTTCCCTCCTCACCGTCGAAGGCACCTCAACAGCGGAACGTACCGTACATTGGTACGAATATTCTCTCACTTCAAGGAGTCCCAGCATTCAGTTTCCGATCAAAATGTACCTCAAGAGCTTAATCGAG ATAATGGCAACAACGAATCGGTGCAAGAAGCTGAAAAGGAAGTGCCGGAGAATGCTGAATTGGTTGGCCCTGACAATGGGAAGGGGAGAGTGGCTGATGAGTGTTGTAATGATAATGGTTTTCGAGAAAGGATAGAGCAGATAGAGAGTTTACTGAGCGTGGAAGAAAATGAGGATTTTTCGGGACTGGAAGACACGATAGACATAGAAAACATTCTTGCCATTGATTTAAAAGATATGGGGTTTTTTCCTAAGCAAATGCTGGTGGATGAGCCAGAGTTGGTTGTGAAAGGGAATCGTGAACCCTCCGTCGCATCATTGGACCACAACCAGAATGGTGGTGATAAGGCTGCATTGTTGACTAACGAAGAAGAACATGTAGAAACTGTGACATCTCAAGATTCGGTTCAAATGGTTTCTGTAAGCCATGGTTCATCTTTAAAAACTGTTGAGGTGACTGAAAGTTTAAATCCAAGAGAGTCTACTGAACACAAACATTCCTTGTCGAAGACTAGCGCATTGGATGTAGAGCCTATAATGCAACTGGAATCAATGGAACTACAGACTCCTGTTTCTGCCGAGGGTGCAATCGAATCGTCTATTCCAATTACTGAAGTTGGAGCGATTAAGGAGACAGAAATCTTTAGTCAAAATGTCCCTGAAgcctttgatttttctttgaatAAAGATATGTTTGCTGAAGCTTCAAAGCCTACTGATTAtagcaaaaacaaaagtttgtTACCAGAAACTAATTCCTTAGAAGTAGTACTTGAAATGCCTGAGAAGTTTAAGGAAACGGAGAAACCAGTTTGTGACATAACGGCAATGAGTTCTACCAACCATATGGATGATGGAGATATTGAAGAGGGAGAAATTTCTGGTGACAATGGGATGGATGGCAGACCAAGTGATGAGCTTTTGCAAGATACAGTAGTACTTGAGGAACAGAAGGTTCACAAGGGGCAGATATCTAAAGATGTAATTGATAGAAAAGAGCAGCTTTGCGAGGAAGTAAATGACAAGGATTTTGGTTCCAGTTCCTTTGTGGTGGACGTGGTTGATGATGGAAAAATTGGCAGAGGGGTGGAACTGAGGGAAAGTAGAAGGACTGATATGATTTGTAGACCGGGTGTTGTTCAGGGTCAAAATGTAAGTGACTCCCATCCTTTGCTAGATGGTGGAAGAATTGAAATGAAAGATAATCGAGTTGAAATGGGTATTGACTGGTCTGCAGCTGGAAACCATGGAACCGCGTCCGAAGAAAAG TGGGATTCTGGTGCCTGTAACAAAAGAAAGCGCGGTCCTCCAaataaggaaaagaaagaaaggaagaag GCAAAAGAACGAAAGAAACGGGCAGAGAAGAACAGGGAACTTGGTGTTAAAAGGCTGAAACTGCAACCATTACAAAAACCAAAGCCTGTAGCATATTGCCGCCATTACCTGAACGGAAAGTGCAATCTG GGTGACCAGTGCAAGTATTCACATGATACAGTGCCCTTAACAAAATCCACG CCCTGTGGCAAATTTGCACGGAATGAGTGCATGAAAGGGGATGACTGTGGATATGATCATGACCTCTCTAAGTATCTCTGTCACCATTTCAGAGACAATGGTTTCTGCGGCAGAGGTGATAGTTGTCTGTTTTCACACAAG ATGCCATCCAAGGAAGAGAGTGAAACTACTGCTTGTAAACCTGAATTGAAGCCTCCCATGGTACAGAGTAATTCCAGGTCTCAACAAGTAAACATCGGTGGTGCCTCCCAGCAGAATGTCCATGCCTTGGGCTTCTCAACGGGGATCCATTCTCACAATAATACTAAACAGAATGTGAgggagaatgttttgaagaAACCTGAACTAGCTACCACAGGGATTAGCTTTCCCTCTGTTGAGAAATCATCATTGGTTCATTCTAGCATGTCTAAGCAAGGAGGCGTAACCCCCAATAGGAATATGGGTACCAAAGCTGGGAGCCAAATAGATCAAAGTCCATTCAGTTCCGTTCAAAATTCCAATGAGATTTTAAAGAGAACACCAGTAACCACTCCTAAAggaataaattttttatcatttgccAAGGCTTCACCAGATGTTGCAAGAGGTAAAAGCCAAGTCAGCCATCAGACCAGCCCAGGTGTGTCAGAGACTGTACAAAACTCAAATGGGATGCTAAAGTCTGATAAAACAGCAGCATCTCTGGGAACAAGCTTTAATCCTTTTGGGAAATCTTCGGTAGCTAGTCCTACTGGTGGTCAAAACTTGAATGCGATGCTACAGGTTAATCTACCGGCAGCATCGCAGGGAACACACTTTAATCCTTTTGGGAACTCTTCGCTAGCTGGTTCTGGTAGAGACCAAAACTTTAAAGGCATTCAACCAGCAGCATCACAGGGGACAAGCTTTAATCCTTTCCGGAAATCTTTGGTAACTAGTTCTAATCCTTTTGAGAAATCTTCGGTATCTAGTTCTCGTACAGCAGATCCAGTTAGTTTGACTTCCTGCTGGGGTAATGGTAGTAATAGGGATTCCCATGAGAGTCAGAATACAGCTGATAAACCCCAAAATTCAAGCGCGGTCTCATTGAGGCTGCCACCTTCTCCAATTACTTCAGGTCAATCTTCAGATCATGTAGCAACCAAGTTTTGTAAAGGTACAGCAAATTCTTTCCAGAGGGGACTCTTTTCTACCCTAGCATTTGCAGCGAAGTATAGAGCTCAAAACATGAACCAGTCAATTGGTTCAACTGATACTCAAGTCGATAAAGGAAACTAG
- the LOC137736107 gene encoding nucleosome assembly protein 1;2-like isoform X2 yields the protein MSSDKDNINMSDLSSALNDVDRAGLVNALKNKIESLAGQHSDILESLSPVVRKRVDVLREIQTQHDELEAKFFEERAALEAKYQKLYQPLYTKRYEIVNGVVEAEGVTNEAATDEEGKDSEEKGVPDFWLNAMKNNEVLAEEISERDEGALKYLRDIKWFRIDNPKGFKLEFYFDTNPFFKNSVLTKTYHMIDEDEPILEKAIGTEIEWYPAKCLTQKLLKKKPKKGSKNAKPITRTENCESFFNFFSPPQVPEDDEDIDEDAAEELQNQMEQDYDIGSTIRDKIIPHAVSWFTGEAIEGEDFGDLEDEDEDDEEEDDEEEEDEDEEDEEDEDDEDEGKTKKKTSASHKKNARAQVGEQGERPPECKQQ from the exons ATGAGCAGCGACAAGGACAACATCAACATGTCCGATCTCTCCTCTG CTCTCAACGACGTGGATCGAGCCGGCCTCGTCAATGCTCTCAAA AATAAGATAGAGAGTCTGGCCGGGCAGCACTCTGATATCCTCGAGAGCCTATCGCCTGTTGTCAGAAAGCGCGTCGATGTTCTTAGAGAAATCCAG ACCCAACATGATGAACTTGAGGCAAAGTTTTTCGAGGAGAGAGCAGCTCTCGAAGCCAAGTATCAGAAATTGTATCAACCTTTGTATACCAAG AGATACGAGATCGTAAATGGTGTTGTTGAAGCTGAAGGCGTTACTAATGAAGCAGCAACAGATGAAGAGGGTAAAGATTCTGAAG AAAAAGGAGTGCCTGATTTCTGGCTCAATGCAATGAAAAACAACGAAGTGCTAGCTGAGGAG ATATCTGAGCGTGATGAAGGTGCTCTTAAATATCTTAGAGACATCAAGTGGTTTAGGATAGATAACCCTAAGGGATTCAAACTGGAGTTCTACTTTGACACCAATCCCTTTTTTAAGAACTCTGTCTTGACAAAGACATACCACATGATTGATGAAGATGAACCCATTCTCGAGAAAGCAATAGG GACCGAGATTGAATGGTATCCTGCTAAATGCTTGACACAGAAGCTTCTTAAGAAGAAGCCTAAGAAGGGATCTAAGAATGCTAAGCCAATAACTAGAACTGAAAATTGCGAaagtttcttcaactttttcagTCCACCTCAAGTCCCTGAGGACGATGAAGATATTGATGAAGATGCT GCTGAGGAACTCCAAAACCAGATGGAACAAGATTATGACATTGG GTCTACCATTCGAGATAAGATCATCCCTCATGCTGTTTCATGGTTTACTGGAGAGGCTATTGAGGGAGAAGATTTTGGTGACTTGGAAGACGAAGATGAagacgacgaagaggaagatgacgaagaggaggaagatgagGACGAAGAAGACGAGGAGGATGAAGACGATGAAGATGAAGGCAAAACCAAAAAGAAG ACATCGGCCAGTCACAAG AAGAATGCAAGAGCACAAGTCGGGGAGCAGGGTGAGCGGCCTCCAGAATGCAAACAGCAGTAG
- the LOC137746358 gene encoding DNA repair protein recA homolog 3, mitochondrial-like isoform X1 produces MARLLRNGFSMKRFLFPPQVNQRGILGTSTQFCNFSSKGRKKSKSDGSDSCDENLSKKELALKQALDQITSSFGKGSIMWLGRSVSPRQVPVVSTGSFSLDIALGIGGFPKGRVVEIYGPEASGKTTLALHVIAESQKQGGTCVFVDAEHALDPTLAQSIGVNTENLLLSQPDCGEQALSLVDTLIRSGSVDVVVIDSVSKVAALVPKGELDGEMGDAHMAMQARLMSQALRKLSHSLSLSQTILIFTNQVRAKLSTFGGFGGPTEVTCGGNALKFYASVRLNMRRIGLVKKGEETLGSQVQVKIVKNKLAPPFRTVQIELEFGKGICRESEIIDLGLKNKFISKAGAMYDLNGQNFRGKDALKRFLSENSTALEELTAKLTEKLVDDVAAREAETELMGEGPAEEIVSPDSTDEDAVTAVGA; encoded by the exons ATGGCGAGGCTTCTCCGAAACGGTTTTTCTATGAAACGTTTCCTATTCCCGCCACAG GTGAATCAGAGAGGAATATTAGGGACATCTACTCAGTTTTGCAATTTTTCTTCTAAAG GTAGAAAGAAATCTAAGTCGGATGGAAGTGACTCCTGTGATGAGAATTTGTCGAAGAAGGAGTTAGCCCTGAAGCAAGCTCTTGATCAAATTACATCCTCATTTGGAAAGGGATCTATAATGTGGCTTGGTCGGTCTGTCTCTCCTAGACAAGTCCCAGTGGTATCTACGGGTTCTTTTTCTTTGGACATAGCACTGGGAATTGGTGGATTTCCGAAG GGACGTGTTGTGGAGATATACGGTCCTGAGGCTTCTGGGAAAACTACTCTGGCTCTTCATGTAATAGCCGAATCACAGAAGCAAGGAG GGACATGTGTTTTTGTTGACGCTGAGCATGCTCTTGATCCTACACTGGCTCAGTCTATTGGGGTAAACACTGAGAATCTGCTTCTATCACAACCTGATTGTGGTGAGCAAGCTCTCAGTCTTGTAGACACTCTAATCCGGAGTGGTTCAGTTGATGTTGTTGTTATTGACAGTGTAAGTAAG GTGGCCGCACTTGTGCCTAAAGGTGAACTTGATGGCGAGATGGGTGATGCTCATATGGCAATGCAGGCTAGACTAATGAGCCAGGCACTTCGCAAATTGAGTCACTCTTTATCTCTATCACAGACAATATTAATCTTTACAAATCAG GTGAGGGCAAAGCTTTCTACTTTTGGAGGATTTGGTGGGCCAACTGAAGTTACTTGTGGCGGCAATGCTTTGAAGTTTTATGCTTCAGTGCGCCTTAATATGAGGAGGATAGGACTTGTAAAGAAGGGTGAAGAG ACTTTAGGAAGTCAAGTTCAAGTGAAGATAGTGAAGAACAAACTTGCCCCTCCATTTAGAACTGTTCAGATAGAGCTTGAGTTTGGTAAGGGTATATGTCGGGAATCCGAGATCATTGATTTGGGATTGAAAAACAAATTCATCTCGAAGGCTGGTGCAATGTATGACTTAAACGGTCAAAATTTCCGTGGCAAGGATGCTTTAAAAAGGTTTTTGTCCGAGAATAGTACTGCTCTGGAGGAACTTACAGCAAAGCTCACGGAGAAGCTAGTTGATGATGTGGCAGCCAGGGAAGCAGAAACAGAACTCATGGGTGAAGGTCCTGCAGAGGAAATTGTTTCACCTGATTCTACTGACGAAGATGCAGTTACTGCAGTAGGAGCGTAA
- the LOC137746358 gene encoding DNA repair protein recA homolog 3, mitochondrial-like isoform X2, which produces MARLLRNGFSMKRFLFPPQVNQRGILGTSTQFCNFSSKGRKKSKSDGSDSCDENLSKKELALKQALDQITSSFGKGSIMWLGRSVSPRQVPVVSTGSFSLDIALGIGGFPKGRVVEIYGPEASGKTTLALHVIAESQKQGGTCVFVDAEHALDPTLAQSIGVNTENLLLSQPDCGEQALSLVDTLIRSGSVDVVVIDSVAALVPKGELDGEMGDAHMAMQARLMSQALRKLSHSLSLSQTILIFTNQVRAKLSTFGGFGGPTEVTCGGNALKFYASVRLNMRRIGLVKKGEETLGSQVQVKIVKNKLAPPFRTVQIELEFGKGICRESEIIDLGLKNKFISKAGAMYDLNGQNFRGKDALKRFLSENSTALEELTAKLTEKLVDDVAAREAETELMGEGPAEEIVSPDSTDEDAVTAVGA; this is translated from the exons ATGGCGAGGCTTCTCCGAAACGGTTTTTCTATGAAACGTTTCCTATTCCCGCCACAG GTGAATCAGAGAGGAATATTAGGGACATCTACTCAGTTTTGCAATTTTTCTTCTAAAG GTAGAAAGAAATCTAAGTCGGATGGAAGTGACTCCTGTGATGAGAATTTGTCGAAGAAGGAGTTAGCCCTGAAGCAAGCTCTTGATCAAATTACATCCTCATTTGGAAAGGGATCTATAATGTGGCTTGGTCGGTCTGTCTCTCCTAGACAAGTCCCAGTGGTATCTACGGGTTCTTTTTCTTTGGACATAGCACTGGGAATTGGTGGATTTCCGAAG GGACGTGTTGTGGAGATATACGGTCCTGAGGCTTCTGGGAAAACTACTCTGGCTCTTCATGTAATAGCCGAATCACAGAAGCAAGGAG GGACATGTGTTTTTGTTGACGCTGAGCATGCTCTTGATCCTACACTGGCTCAGTCTATTGGGGTAAACACTGAGAATCTGCTTCTATCACAACCTGATTGTGGTGAGCAAGCTCTCAGTCTTGTAGACACTCTAATCCGGAGTGGTTCAGTTGATGTTGTTGTTATTGACAGT GTGGCCGCACTTGTGCCTAAAGGTGAACTTGATGGCGAGATGGGTGATGCTCATATGGCAATGCAGGCTAGACTAATGAGCCAGGCACTTCGCAAATTGAGTCACTCTTTATCTCTATCACAGACAATATTAATCTTTACAAATCAG GTGAGGGCAAAGCTTTCTACTTTTGGAGGATTTGGTGGGCCAACTGAAGTTACTTGTGGCGGCAATGCTTTGAAGTTTTATGCTTCAGTGCGCCTTAATATGAGGAGGATAGGACTTGTAAAGAAGGGTGAAGAG ACTTTAGGAAGTCAAGTTCAAGTGAAGATAGTGAAGAACAAACTTGCCCCTCCATTTAGAACTGTTCAGATAGAGCTTGAGTTTGGTAAGGGTATATGTCGGGAATCCGAGATCATTGATTTGGGATTGAAAAACAAATTCATCTCGAAGGCTGGTGCAATGTATGACTTAAACGGTCAAAATTTCCGTGGCAAGGATGCTTTAAAAAGGTTTTTGTCCGAGAATAGTACTGCTCTGGAGGAACTTACAGCAAAGCTCACGGAGAAGCTAGTTGATGATGTGGCAGCCAGGGAAGCAGAAACAGAACTCATGGGTGAAGGTCCTGCAGAGGAAATTGTTTCACCTGATTCTACTGACGAAGATGCAGTTACTGCAGTAGGAGCGTAA
- the LOC137736107 gene encoding nucleosome assembly protein 1;2-like isoform X1 produces MSSDKDNINMSDLSSGALNDVDRAGLVNALKNKIESLAGQHSDILESLSPVVRKRVDVLREIQTQHDELEAKFFEERAALEAKYQKLYQPLYTKRYEIVNGVVEAEGVTNEAATDEEGKDSEEKGVPDFWLNAMKNNEVLAEEISERDEGALKYLRDIKWFRIDNPKGFKLEFYFDTNPFFKNSVLTKTYHMIDEDEPILEKAIGTEIEWYPAKCLTQKLLKKKPKKGSKNAKPITRTENCESFFNFFSPPQVPEDDEDIDEDAAEELQNQMEQDYDIGSTIRDKIIPHAVSWFTGEAIEGEDFGDLEDEDEDDEEEDDEEEEDEDEEDEEDEDDEDEGKTKKKTSASHKKNARAQVGEQGERPPECKQQ; encoded by the exons ATGAGCAGCGACAAGGACAACATCAACATGTCCGATCTCTCCTCTGGTG CTCTCAACGACGTGGATCGAGCCGGCCTCGTCAATGCTCTCAAA AATAAGATAGAGAGTCTGGCCGGGCAGCACTCTGATATCCTCGAGAGCCTATCGCCTGTTGTCAGAAAGCGCGTCGATGTTCTTAGAGAAATCCAG ACCCAACATGATGAACTTGAGGCAAAGTTTTTCGAGGAGAGAGCAGCTCTCGAAGCCAAGTATCAGAAATTGTATCAACCTTTGTATACCAAG AGATACGAGATCGTAAATGGTGTTGTTGAAGCTGAAGGCGTTACTAATGAAGCAGCAACAGATGAAGAGGGTAAAGATTCTGAAG AAAAAGGAGTGCCTGATTTCTGGCTCAATGCAATGAAAAACAACGAAGTGCTAGCTGAGGAG ATATCTGAGCGTGATGAAGGTGCTCTTAAATATCTTAGAGACATCAAGTGGTTTAGGATAGATAACCCTAAGGGATTCAAACTGGAGTTCTACTTTGACACCAATCCCTTTTTTAAGAACTCTGTCTTGACAAAGACATACCACATGATTGATGAAGATGAACCCATTCTCGAGAAAGCAATAGG GACCGAGATTGAATGGTATCCTGCTAAATGCTTGACACAGAAGCTTCTTAAGAAGAAGCCTAAGAAGGGATCTAAGAATGCTAAGCCAATAACTAGAACTGAAAATTGCGAaagtttcttcaactttttcagTCCACCTCAAGTCCCTGAGGACGATGAAGATATTGATGAAGATGCT GCTGAGGAACTCCAAAACCAGATGGAACAAGATTATGACATTGG GTCTACCATTCGAGATAAGATCATCCCTCATGCTGTTTCATGGTTTACTGGAGAGGCTATTGAGGGAGAAGATTTTGGTGACTTGGAAGACGAAGATGAagacgacgaagaggaagatgacgaagaggaggaagatgagGACGAAGAAGACGAGGAGGATGAAGACGATGAAGATGAAGGCAAAACCAAAAAGAAG ACATCGGCCAGTCACAAG AAGAATGCAAGAGCACAAGTCGGGGAGCAGGGTGAGCGGCCTCCAGAATGCAAACAGCAGTAG